The following are encoded in a window of Acropora muricata isolate sample 2 unplaced genomic scaffold, ASM3666990v1 scaffold_755, whole genome shotgun sequence genomic DNA:
- the LOC136908048 gene encoding leucine-rich repeat and transmembrane domain-containing protein 2-like isoform X1 codes for MKRFWLFAVAILSMCNSLNCDVCESLCSCSPHKVDCEGKGVNSTLLLNISFPTNTTRLNLSSNAISQLPENVFSGLTNLQWLNLGRNAITQLPENVFSGLTNLQWLSMGSVCVKVFVRDRPY; via the exons ATGAAGAGGTTCTGGCTTTTTGCAGTTGCGATACTATCCATGTGCAATTCGTTGA ATTGTGATGTCTGTGAGAGTTTGTGTTCCTGCTCTCCCCACAAGGTTGATTGCGAAGGGAAAGGTGTTAACTCAACTCTGCTGCtgaacatcagctttccaacgAACACAACACGTCT GAATCTCAGCAGCAATGCAATATCTCAACTtccagaaaacgttttctcaggacttaCAAATCTACAatggct GAATCTCGGCAggaatgcaataactcaacttccagaaaacgttttctcaggacttaCAAATCTACAatggct GTCTATGGGTTCGGTTTGCGTAAAGGTATTTGTTCGGGACAGACCATATTAA
- the LOC136908048 gene encoding slit homolog 2 protein-like isoform X2, with translation MKRFWLFAVAILSMCNSLNCDVCESLCSCSPHKVDCEGKGVNSTLLLNISFPTNTTRLNLSSNAISQLPENVFSGLTNLQWLSMGSVCVKVFVRDRPY, from the exons ATGAAGAGGTTCTGGCTTTTTGCAGTTGCGATACTATCCATGTGCAATTCGTTGA ATTGTGATGTCTGTGAGAGTTTGTGTTCCTGCTCTCCCCACAAGGTTGATTGCGAAGGGAAAGGTGTTAACTCAACTCTGCTGCtgaacatcagctttccaacgAACACAACACGTCT GAATCTCAGCAGCAATGCAATATCTCAACTtccagaaaacgttttctcaggacttaCAAATCTACAatggct GTCTATGGGTTCGGTTTGCGTAAAGGTATTTGTTCGGGACAGACCATATTAA